A single window of Cytophagia bacterium CHB2 DNA harbors:
- a CDS encoding PrsW family intramembrane metalloprotease, protein MKPVALDSSFLLALDVSLLIRLGVSLTPVLAFLVILVSLDSFKLVRLRAILTAIAIGGLAALLCLLINRFALQELGWNLYFYSRYPAPVLEELVKALYVIYLIKTKRAGFMVDSAIYGFASGAGFACLENIYYIQSLPGSQFWVWLIRGFGTAIMHGGATAIFALLAKNASDQQAQTGWRTLLPAWLAASAIHSFYNHFVLPPQFMAILLLLTLPALLALVFQRSEKSTRAWLEVGFDSDRELLELITSEQATGSRIGAYLQTLRKTFPPEVVVDILCYLRLYLELSIKAKGVLLMREAGFTPAPDPRLKQVFAELQYLKKEIGATGLLAISPFLSTTSRDLWQLQMLEQT, encoded by the coding sequence ATGAAACCTGTTGCTCTTGATTCCTCATTTCTGCTTGCGCTTGACGTGAGCCTGTTGATACGGCTGGGCGTGAGCCTCACGCCGGTTCTGGCATTTCTCGTGATCCTGGTCTCGCTTGACAGCTTCAAGCTGGTGCGGTTACGCGCAATTTTGACGGCCATCGCCATAGGCGGTTTAGCGGCGCTGCTCTGTTTATTGATCAATCGTTTTGCGCTGCAAGAATTGGGATGGAATCTTTATTTCTATTCTCGCTATCCTGCGCCGGTATTGGAAGAATTAGTCAAAGCGCTTTACGTGATTTATTTGATCAAAACCAAGCGCGCCGGCTTCATGGTCGATAGCGCCATTTATGGTTTTGCCAGCGGCGCCGGTTTTGCATGTTTGGAAAATATTTACTACATACAATCGCTGCCGGGCTCTCAATTTTGGGTATGGCTGATTCGCGGCTTCGGCACCGCGATCATGCACGGCGGCGCAACCGCGATTTTTGCTCTGTTGGCGAAAAACGCCTCGGATCAACAGGCGCAAACAGGCTGGCGCACGCTGCTGCCCGCCTGGCTGGCGGCGAGCGCCATTCATTCGTTTTATAATCATTTTGTGCTGCCCCCGCAGTTCATGGCGATTCTGCTGCTGCTCACGTTGCCGGCACTGCTGGCGCTCGTCTTTCAGCGCAGCGAAAAATCAACCCGCGCCTGGCTGGAAGTGGGCTTTGACAGCGATCGCGAGCTGCTGGAGTTGATCACCAGCGAACAAGCAACCGGCTCGCGCATCGGGGCATATTTGCAAACGTTGCGCAAAACCTTTCCGCCGGAGGTGGTGGTGGATATTCTATGCTATCTGCGTTTGTATCTCGAATTATCCATCAAAGCCAAAGGCGTTTTGTTGATGCGCGAGGCCGGCTTCACGCCCGCGCCGGATCCCCGTCTCAAGCAAGTCTTTGCGGAACTGCAGTATTTGAAAAAAGAAATCGGCGCTACCGGCCTGCTGGCGATTTCGCCGTTTCTCAGCACCACAAGCCGGGATTTGTGGCAATTGCAAATGTTGGAGCAAACGTGA
- a CDS encoding ATP-binding protein produces the protein MLSAFVSRIIHQSQRRFVDARGRLHARAGSPSQASLCGTAVFEKRNRRYRPAGDFAVSQHHKPGFVAIANVGANVSTSSHLTLSLKNDLAEITRASAAVDELGERHHAAPEALYAVNLALEEVLTNTISYGYDDGAAHEIIVHFSMQDGELTLTITDDARPFDPLQAPAPDVNAALEDRPIGGLGIHLAKTMMDGMHYRYESGKNILTMKKKIA, from the coding sequence ATGCTATCTGCGTTTGTATCTCGAATTATCCATCAAAGCCAAAGGCGTTTTGTTGATGCGCGAGGCCGGCTTCACGCCCGCGCCGGATCCCCGTCTCAAGCAAGTCTTTGCGGAACTGCAGTATTTGAAAAAAGAAATCGGCGCTACCGGCCTGCTGGCGATTTCGCCGTTTCTCAGCACCACAAGCCGGGATTTGTGGCAATTGCAAATGTTGGAGCAAACGTGAGCACCTCCTCTCACCTGACTCTTTCTCTCAAAAACGATCTCGCGGAGATCACGAGAGCGAGCGCGGCGGTGGACGAACTGGGCGAACGCCACCACGCTGCGCCGGAAGCGTTATACGCCGTCAATCTTGCGCTGGAAGAGGTTTTGACCAACACCATTTCCTACGGCTATGACGACGGCGCCGCGCATGAAATCATCGTGCATTTCTCCATGCAGGATGGCGAGTTAACGCTCACGATTACCGATGATGCGCGGCCGTTCGATCCGCTGCAAGCGCCCGCGCCCGATGTCAACGCGGCGCTGGAGGACAGGCCAATTGGCGGCCTGGGCATTCATCTTGCGAAGACAATGATGGACGGCATGCATTATCGCTATGAATCCGGTAAAAACATCTTGACGATGAAGAAAAAAATCGCCTGA
- a CDS encoding STAS domain-containing protein → MEITQTKQGEVLILALTGRLDAQTSKTLEDQLIPLIEGGAKRVLVDFAPLDYISSAGLRVLLLAARKLTQSNGRIALCALRPTIKTVFDIAGFSTVFPIFATRDEAIDHLQS, encoded by the coding sequence ATGGAAATCACACAAACGAAACAAGGCGAGGTTTTGATCCTGGCGCTTACCGGCAGGCTCGATGCGCAAACCTCCAAAACGTTGGAAGATCAATTGATTCCGCTCATTGAGGGCGGTGCAAAACGGGTGCTGGTGGATTTTGCGCCGCTCGATTACATCAGCAGCGCGGGCTTGCGCGTCTTGCTGCTGGCGGCGCGCAAATTGACCCAAAGCAACGGCCGCATTGCCCTGTGCGCTCTGCGGCCGACGATCAAAACCGTTTTCGACATCGCGGGGTTTAGCACTGTGTTTCCGATTTTTGCCACGCGCGACGAAGCCATCGATCATCTTCAAAGCTAA